The Pseudofrankia inefficax genome window below encodes:
- a CDS encoding CCA tRNA nucleotidyltransferase: MSVISLDNPRDAAEAVVADMLKVPALADELGRIFAAHGHTLHLVGGSVRDALLGDLAQARPASSARPAATTPAKPAATTPAKPAGEPPDLDFTTDARPERVLEMTRGWAEATWEAGIAFGTVGLARAGTRLEVTTYRAESYDRGSRNPTVSYGDSLEADLLRRDFTVNAMAVSVPDHEFVDLFGGMADLARGVLRTPGPPEVSLDDDPLRILRAIRFEAKLGLTPTPELVEAMRARVDRLRIVAPERVRDELRKLIVSADPDRGLQRLVDVGAAAVVLPELPALRMEIDEHHQHKDVYTHTLTVLRQAIELEDDGPDEVLRWAALLHDIGKPRTRRHAAGGGVSFHHHEVVGRDMTRKRLAALRFPKDVGDSITLLVFLHLRFHGYGTGEWTDAAVRRYVHDAGPQLERLHKLVRSDCTTRNKRKAAMLARHYDSLEERIAALAAQEEISAIRPELSGDDIMEVLGLRPSRLVGEARQHMLDFRFDMGLVGRDAAVAELLRWARARGLEIPGETSEP; the protein is encoded by the coding sequence GTGTCTGTCATCAGTCTCGACAACCCGCGCGACGCCGCGGAGGCCGTGGTGGCCGACATGTTGAAGGTCCCGGCGCTGGCCGACGAGCTGGGCCGGATCTTCGCCGCGCACGGGCACACGCTGCACCTGGTCGGCGGGTCCGTCCGGGACGCGCTGCTGGGCGACCTCGCCCAGGCCAGACCGGCCTCGTCGGCGCGGCCTGCTGCCACCACGCCGGCAAAACCGGCCGCCACCACGCCGGCAAAACCGGCCGGGGAGCCGCCGGACCTCGACTTCACCACCGACGCGCGGCCGGAACGGGTCCTGGAGATGACCCGTGGCTGGGCTGAGGCGACCTGGGAGGCCGGGATCGCCTTCGGGACCGTGGGCCTCGCCCGCGCCGGGACCCGGCTGGAGGTGACCACCTACCGGGCCGAGTCCTACGACCGCGGCTCCCGCAACCCGACCGTCTCCTACGGCGACAGCCTGGAGGCGGACCTGCTGCGCCGGGACTTCACCGTCAACGCGATGGCCGTGTCCGTCCCCGACCACGAGTTCGTCGACCTGTTCGGCGGCATGGCCGACCTGGCCCGCGGCGTGCTGCGCACCCCCGGCCCGCCCGAGGTCTCCCTCGACGACGACCCGCTGCGCATCCTGCGCGCCATCCGGTTCGAGGCGAAGCTCGGGCTCACCCCGACGCCGGAGCTGGTCGAGGCGATGCGGGCCCGGGTCGACCGGCTGCGGATCGTGGCGCCCGAGCGGGTCCGCGACGAGCTGCGCAAGCTGATCGTGTCGGCCGACCCCGACCGTGGCTTGCAGCGGCTGGTCGACGTCGGCGCGGCGGCCGTCGTGCTGCCTGAGCTGCCCGCGCTGCGGATGGAGATCGACGAGCACCACCAGCACAAGGACGTCTACACCCACACGCTGACCGTGCTGCGCCAGGCGATCGAGCTGGAGGACGACGGTCCGGACGAGGTGCTGCGCTGGGCCGCGCTGCTGCACGACATCGGCAAGCCGCGCACCCGCCGGCACGCCGCCGGCGGTGGCGTCTCCTTCCACCACCACGAGGTGGTCGGCCGGGACATGACCCGCAAGCGGCTGGCGGCGCTGCGCTTCCCGAAGGACGTCGGCGACTCGATCACGCTGCTGGTGTTCCTGCACCTGCGCTTCCACGGCTACGGCACGGGCGAGTGGACCGACGCGGCGGTGCGCCGGTACGTCCACGACGCCGGCCCGCAGCTGGAGCGGCTGCACAAGCTGGTCCGCTCCGACTGCACGACCCGCAACAAGCGCAAGGCCGCGATGCTCGCCCGGCACTACGACTCGCTGGAGGAACGGATCGCGGCGCTGGCCGCGCAGGAGGAGATCTCCGCGATCCGGCCCGAGCTCTCCGGTGACGACATCATGGAGGTCCTGGGCCTGCGGCCGTCCCGGCTCGTCGGCGAGGCCCGTCAGCACATGCTCGACTTCCGGTTCGACATGGGCCTGGTCGGCCGGGACGCGGCCGTCGCCGAGCTGCTGCGGTGGGCACGGGCGCGCGGCCTGGAGATTCCGGGCGAGACCTCCGAACCCTAG
- a CDS encoding NUDIX hydrolase — translation MPPTSSPRSRRRLRRVEETSAGGLVLDVRSDHANAALIARRDRRGRLLWSLPKGHVEGGETHEQTAVREVAEETGVTGEIVAPLGTIDFWFVTGRSRIHKTVHHYLLLRTAGELSDADVEVSAVAWVPLDQVGEMLAYADERRLLDDVPALLAASA, via the coding sequence ATGCCGCCCACCTCGTCGCCCCGCAGCCGCCGGCGGCTGCGTCGAGTCGAGGAGACGTCGGCCGGCGGGCTGGTGCTCGACGTCCGCTCGGACCACGCCAACGCGGCCCTGATCGCCCGCAGGGACCGGCGCGGCCGGCTGCTGTGGTCACTGCCGAAGGGGCACGTTGAAGGCGGCGAGACACACGAGCAGACGGCCGTCCGTGAGGTCGCGGAGGAGACCGGGGTGACCGGGGAGATCGTCGCGCCGCTCGGGACGATCGACTTCTGGTTCGTCACCGGCCGCTCGCGTATCCACAAGACCGTGCACCACTACCTGCTGCTGCGCACGGCCGGCGAGCTGTCCGACGCGGACGTCGAGGTCAGCGCCGTGGCCTGGGTGCCGCTCGACCAGGTGGGCGAGATGCTCGCGTACGCCGACGAGCGGCGCCTGTTGGACGACGTGCCTGCCTTGCTGGCGGCCAGCGCATGA
- a CDS encoding DUF6049 family protein, translating into MSASAATVDGVHIDGFDGIASPDKPLVVSGHVDAALAAPGLSVQVSVIKAGGLGSLGTTKAREQLAKLRADPTLAGKAQYTRFGDPTPVNGTNFLINEPWSLQRPLTIYPLKISAVTSTGKVVGTAYTFLVWAPEQAGLKATSLSVVLPIADYPRIRSDGLLTDNQLAEELKGPKGRLYRVLNSVPKVPNNQASSIALAVDPTLLKAVQKMADGPYSYADPSGPQERPANPDAVSFLDTLKHFAQTPGNVVFPLPWGDADLTALIRAGGQHDSGQLNDALGAVDTGEQTLRDVLGVSDPPPVAYPGDGLADAATLAFLAHPNVGMTTAILDDRLLPATSKALSETPSALTVQTTPNGPIRVLAADSKLAGLMTPKISQDGLSEPQALADVLAELATITNERTSTTTTGRLAVLALPRLWSPPTDDWGLQVLSRLALPASLTATYQPFFQPVTLPVAPKGDAGSTGSTGATAAFGPAGIGRGFTYPDWAQAAEIPTSYVDAVEHLRAEVRQLDPALCSVITSAGKTSNPSDPARCALTDAGIAGSKFANGRTGVIAPMLNTLLTALSVDWRPDRSGAVRLSQEVDGRINLLQRTVKVVASPKVTLTSRNGTVPVNVQNTSGQGGDEPYPMTVILSLSSNDKTRLRSAARMALTVEPGAIRQVEISVSSDAAGTFPVFVQVLTPDGQRLSAQPVRILVRSTAYGSIATAITYVTIGLFVVAVVLRQVRRSRRKRHGGGADDGPGGPVADVTPTDPNASAATDRATMPIRRIQANAAGTQRTEVERAYAGGVPANPSEP; encoded by the coding sequence GTGTCGGCGTCCGCCGCGACCGTCGACGGGGTCCATATCGACGGGTTCGACGGCATCGCCTCGCCCGACAAGCCGCTGGTCGTAAGCGGTCACGTCGACGCCGCGCTCGCCGCCCCGGGACTGTCCGTCCAGGTGTCGGTGATCAAGGCTGGCGGCCTGGGCAGCCTGGGCACCACCAAGGCTCGCGAGCAGCTTGCGAAGCTGCGGGCGGATCCGACCCTGGCTGGCAAGGCCCAGTACACCCGCTTCGGCGACCCGACCCCGGTCAACGGCACGAACTTTCTGATCAACGAACCGTGGTCGCTCCAGCGGCCGCTGACGATCTACCCGCTGAAGATCTCGGCCGTCACATCCACCGGCAAGGTAGTCGGCACCGCGTACACGTTCCTGGTCTGGGCGCCCGAGCAGGCCGGGCTGAAGGCGACCTCGCTGTCCGTCGTCCTGCCGATCGCCGACTACCCCCGGATCCGCTCGGACGGGCTGCTTACCGACAACCAGCTCGCCGAGGAGCTGAAGGGGCCCAAGGGCCGCCTCTACCGGGTACTGAACTCTGTCCCGAAGGTCCCCAACAACCAGGCGTCCTCGATCGCCCTCGCCGTGGATCCGACACTGCTCAAGGCAGTGCAGAAGATGGCCGACGGGCCGTACAGCTACGCCGACCCGAGCGGCCCGCAGGAAAGACCCGCCAACCCCGACGCCGTGTCGTTTTTGGACACCTTGAAGCACTTCGCCCAGACACCGGGCAACGTCGTGTTCCCGCTTCCCTGGGGCGACGCTGACCTCACCGCGCTCATCCGCGCCGGTGGCCAGCACGACAGCGGCCAGCTCAATGACGCCCTCGGCGCCGTCGACACCGGCGAACAGACGCTGCGGGACGTGCTGGGCGTCTCCGACCCGCCGCCGGTGGCCTACCCGGGCGACGGCCTGGCCGACGCCGCGACGCTGGCGTTCCTCGCCCACCCGAACGTCGGCATGACCACCGCGATCCTGGACGACCGGCTGCTGCCCGCCACTTCGAAGGCGCTGTCCGAGACCCCGAGCGCACTCACCGTGCAAACCACGCCCAATGGCCCGATCCGGGTGCTCGCGGCGGACTCGAAGCTGGCCGGCCTGATGACCCCGAAGATCAGCCAGGACGGCCTCAGCGAGCCCCAGGCGCTCGCCGACGTGCTCGCCGAGCTCGCGACCATCACCAACGAGCGGACCAGCACGACGACGACCGGCCGGCTCGCGGTGCTCGCGCTGCCCCGGCTGTGGAGCCCGCCGACGGACGACTGGGGCCTGCAGGTGCTGTCGCGCCTCGCCCTCCCGGCCAGCCTGACCGCCACCTACCAGCCGTTCTTCCAGCCGGTTACGTTGCCAGTGGCTCCCAAGGGGGACGCCGGCTCGACCGGGTCCACAGGCGCCACGGCCGCGTTCGGCCCCGCCGGGATCGGGCGCGGCTTCACCTACCCCGACTGGGCGCAGGCCGCCGAGATCCCGACGTCCTACGTCGACGCCGTCGAGCACCTGCGCGCCGAGGTCAGGCAGCTCGACCCGGCGCTGTGCTCCGTCATCACGAGCGCCGGCAAGACGTCCAACCCGTCGGACCCGGCGCGGTGCGCCCTCACCGATGCCGGGATCGCCGGCTCGAAGTTCGCGAACGGGCGGACCGGCGTCATCGCCCCGATGCTGAACACGCTGCTGACCGCGCTGTCGGTCGACTGGCGCCCCGACCGCTCCGGCGCCGTAAGGCTCAGCCAGGAGGTGGACGGCCGGATCAACCTCCTGCAGCGCACGGTCAAGGTCGTCGCCTCCCCGAAGGTCACCCTGACCAGCCGCAACGGCACGGTTCCGGTGAACGTGCAGAACACCAGCGGCCAGGGCGGCGACGAGCCCTACCCGATGACCGTGATCCTCTCGCTGTCCTCGAACGACAAGACCCGGCTGCGCTCGGCGGCCCGGATGGCGCTGACCGTCGAGCCGGGCGCGATCAGGCAGGTGGAGATCTCGGTCAGCTCCGACGCCGCCGGCACGTTCCCGGTGTTCGTTCAGGTGCTCACTCCGGACGGGCAGCGGCTGTCGGCGCAGCCGGTGCGCATCCTGGTTCGCTCGACCGCGTACGGCTCGATCGCGACCGCGATCACCTACGTCACGATCGGGCTGTTCGTCGTCGCGGTCGTCCTGCGCCAGGTCAGGCGGTCGCGCCGCAAGCGTCACGGGGGCGGGGCGGACGACGGCCCGGGTGGACCAGTAGCCGACGTCACCCCGACCGACCCGAACGCGTCAGCGGCAACGGATCGGGCCACGATGCCCATCCGCCGAATCCAGGCGAACGCCGCGGGAACACAACGGACCGAGGTCGAACGGGCCTACGCTGGCGGGGTGCCAGCCAACCCGAGCGAGCCGTGA